From Halorussus lipolyticus:
AGTCGGTCTGCGGCAGTGGGCCGATGCTCGCCGACAGAGGAGACTGCCGGCGAAACGTGGTCGAGCGCCTGAACCTGACGACCGGCGAGCGCACTCGACTCTACGCCCACCGGATGGAGGGCGGTCGGTGGCACGACGTGGACGTAATCAACGACACTCACCTCCTCGTCGGCGACATCGGCAACGAGGCCGTCTTCGTGGTCGATACCTCGTCGGGCATCCGCGAGTGGACGTGGACCGCCGAGAGCGACCTGCCGATAACCGGCGGCGGGGAGTACGACGAAGATTGGGTCCACCTCAACGACGTGGAACTGCTGGACGACGGCCGAATCATGGTCGATTTGCGCAATCAGGACCAAGTGGCCTTCCTGAACCGGAGTACCGGACTCGTGGCTAATTGGACCCTCGGAAGCGAGGACGACTACGAGATTCTGCGCGAACAGCACAACCCCGACTACATCCCGGCCGAGCGGGGCGGTCCCGCGGTGGTCGTCGCCGACTCCGAGAACGACCGCATCGTGGAGTACCAGCGCGAGGAGGGCGACTGGAAGCGAACGTGGACGTGGACCGACGAGCAGATGCAGTGGCCCCGAGACGCCGACCGACTTCCGAACGGCCACACCCTCGTCACCGACACCATCGGGGACCGCGTGGTCGAGGTGAACGAAGCGGGCGAAATCGTCTGGACCCTGCCGGTAGACCGGGCCTACGAGGCCGAACGCCTCGGCACCGGCGACGAGAGCGCGGGCGGTCCGAGCGCAGTGAGAGCGACTCTCGAATCCAACCGGGCCGAACCGCGGTCCGGACCCGCCGACCGCTTCGAGGAGGCCGTGCGCGGTGTGGTGCCTATCGAAGTACAGAACGGATTGCTGGGCTACTTCTTCCCGTGGTGGATGGGCTTCTACGACGTGCTGGCGACGTTCGCGCTGGTCGGAACCCTCGCGGTCTGGGGCGGCCTCGAACTGTGGTGGTCGTCGGTGTCGCTCCCGGACCGGGAATCGCTCGGGCGCGAGTCGGTGCCCTCGATTCGGTCCATCCTGCTGTTGGCGGCGCTGGCGGTCGTGGGCTACGTCGCGTCGGTGGTCGCGTCGCTGGTTTGAGGCCTCCGAATCGGGGAGGCAAGTGGGTTTATTTGGGCCGGACGCTTAGTCGGGGGCGTAATGAGCATCCGGCGGCTGGTGCGGGGCACCATCGAGTGGGAGCGACTCGAAGCGGTCTTCGCGGAGTTCGCCCGGCGCTACGACCGGCTGGAACTCCGGGTGGAATTTCTGGACGCCGACAACTGGCTCTCGACGCCGTGCGTCGTGGACGAACGCTGGTTCGTCAAAATCATCACCAAACAGAACTCGCTGGTCCACGCGCTCTTTACCGGAGCGCGTAACCTCGGGGCGTTCTCGTCGGGCACCGAAGGCTTCTTCGAGCATTCGGCGGGACCGGTCGAGATGGCCCGACAGGAGTTGGAGGCCACCGAGCGCATGCGCGAAATCGGGCTGAACGCGCCCGCTCCCACCGAGGTCTTCGAGGTGGACGACATGGCCGTCCTCGTGATGGAGTACCTGCCGGACTTCCGGACCTTCGACGAGATGGGTGCCGAGGAGGTCGAACTCCTCGCGCCCGACGTCTTCGAGTCGCTGTCTGCGATGCACGACCACCGACTGGCCCACGGCGACCTGCGGGGAGAGAACGTCCTCGTCCACGACGGCGAGGTCTACTTCATCGACGCGACCACGGTCCGCGAGGACGCCATCGACGAGGCCCGGTCCTACGATTTGGCCTGCGCGCTGGCCGCGCTCGAACCCCGAATCGGTGCGACCGAATCAGTCGCGTCTGCGGCCGAACACTACTCGGCCGACCAGTTGCTCTCTGCGAGGGAGTTTCTGGACTTCGTGAACATCCGACCCGACCACGACTTCGACGCGGTGAGCGTCAAGGGCGAAATCGAGAAGCTGGCCGACTCGAACGGCGAGTGACGGGCAGTCGAGAGGTAGATATTCGGCCGAAGTGGGGCGTGAAAGAGTGTCAAACTCTCGGATAAGGAACCAGAATTGGGAGACTTTTTATCCGTGCCCGTCCCAATTTTTGCCAGAGCATGAGTCAGCAAGCCAGCGAGGAGACCTACCAGCACTACATCGGCGGCGAGTGGACCGAGGGAACCGGCGACGAAACGTTCGAGAGCGTAGACCCCTCGAATCAGGAAGTACTGGGCGAGTTCCACCGCGGAACCGAACAGGACGTAGACGACGCCCTGTCAGCGGCCAAGGAGGCCGAGGACGAGTGGGCCAGCCTCTCGTACATCGACCGCGCGGAGTACCTCTGGGACGTCTACCACGAACTCAAAGAGCGAACCGACGAACTCGGCGAAGTCGTGACCAAGGAGTGCGGCAAGGAGATTTCGGAAGGCAAGGCCGACGTGGTGGAGGCCGCCCACATGGTCGAATGGGCCGCGGGCAACGCCCGCCACCCCCACGGCGACGTGGTGCCCTCCGAAATCGGCAGTAAGGACGCCTACATGCGCCGGAAGCCGCGGGGCGTCATCGGTTGCATCACGCCGTGGAACTTCCCGGTCGCCATCCCGTTCTGGCACATGGCCTTGGCGCTGGTCGAGGGCAACACGGTCGTCTGGAAGCCCGCCGAGCAGACGCCGTGGTGCGGCCAAATCATCGCCGAGATGATGGTCGATGCGGGCATCCCGGAAGGCGTCTTCAACATGGTCCAAGGCTTCGGCGACGCCGGCAACGCCATCGTGGAGGACGACCGCGTGGACACCGTTCTCTTTACGGGGAGTAGCGAGGTCGGCCACAAAATCGCGGGCAAGGTCGGCGGCGAACCCGGCAAACTCGCGGCCTGCGAGATGGGCGGCAAGAACGGTATCGTCGTGACCGAGAACGCGGACCTCGACATCGCGGTCCACTCGGCCATCATGTCCTCGTTCAAGACGACCGGCCAGCGCTGTGTCTCCAGCGAGCGCCTCATCGTCCACGAGGACGTCTACGACGAGTTCAAGGAGCGCTACGTCGAACTCGCCAAAGAGGTCTCGGTCGGCGACCCCCTCGACGAGGACACCTTCATGGGTCCGATGGTCAACGAGGAGCAGGTCGAGAAGTTCGGCAAGTACAACGACCTCGCCCGCGAGGAGGGCGCGAACGTTCTCGTGGACCGCGAGGAACTCGACGCCGACGAGATTCCCGAGGGTCACGACGACGGCTACTGGGTCGGT
This genomic window contains:
- a CDS encoding RIO1 family regulatory kinase/ATPase, translating into MSIRRLVRGTIEWERLEAVFAEFARRYDRLELRVEFLDADNWLSTPCVVDERWFVKIITKQNSLVHALFTGARNLGAFSSGTEGFFEHSAGPVEMARQELEATERMREIGLNAPAPTEVFEVDDMAVLVMEYLPDFRTFDEMGAEEVELLAPDVFESLSAMHDHRLAHGDLRGENVLVHDGEVYFIDATTVREDAIDEARSYDLACALAALEPRIGATESVASAAEHYSADQLLSAREFLDFVNIRPDHDFDAVSVKGEIEKLADSNGE
- a CDS encoding arylsulfotransferase family protein, with the protein product MNGRTPPRVLLAVVALGLLVSLAVGFVIAGQSPNQRYDQSADLLPEEREQVVGDRRGVTVVTVQKGDMRGLSGELVAVRPNGSVLYHTDRYSSYWDVDPSPTGDRTVTYIATKWLNESVCGSGPMLADRGDCRRNVVERLNLTTGERTRLYAHRMEGGRWHDVDVINDTHLLVGDIGNEAVFVVDTSSGIREWTWTAESDLPITGGGEYDEDWVHLNDVELLDDGRIMVDLRNQDQVAFLNRSTGLVANWTLGSEDDYEILREQHNPDYIPAERGGPAVVVADSENDRIVEYQREEGDWKRTWTWTDEQMQWPRDADRLPNGHTLVTDTIGDRVVEVNEAGEIVWTLPVDRAYEAERLGTGDESAGGPSAVRATLESNRAEPRSGPADRFEEAVRGVVPIEVQNGLLGYFFPWWMGFYDVLATFALVGTLAVWGGLELWWSSVSLPDRESLGRESVPSIRSILLLAALAVVGYVASVVASLV
- a CDS encoding aldehyde dehydrogenase family protein — translated: MSQQASEETYQHYIGGEWTEGTGDETFESVDPSNQEVLGEFHRGTEQDVDDALSAAKEAEDEWASLSYIDRAEYLWDVYHELKERTDELGEVVTKECGKEISEGKADVVEAAHMVEWAAGNARHPHGDVVPSEIGSKDAYMRRKPRGVIGCITPWNFPVAIPFWHMALALVEGNTVVWKPAEQTPWCGQIIAEMMVDAGIPEGVFNMVQGFGDAGNAIVEDDRVDTVLFTGSSEVGHKIAGKVGGEPGKLAACEMGGKNGIVVTENADLDIAVHSAIMSSFKTTGQRCVSSERLIVHEDVYDEFKERYVELAKEVSVGDPLDEDTFMGPMVNEEQVEKFGKYNDLAREEGANVLVDREELDADEIPEGHDDGYWVGPFVYEIDYDEDLRCIKEEVFGPHVALIEYSGDMDRAMEIHNDTPYGLAGAVISEDYRQVNQFRDEAELGLAYGNLPCIGAEVQLPFGGVKKSGNGYPSAREAIEAVTERTAWTVNNSKDIEMAQGLSADIKTESDD